Proteins encoded within one genomic window of Spirulina major PCC 6313:
- a CDS encoding PAS domain S-box protein, with amino-acid sequence MTELSNAIAQHRSLPDLWAWVVAAVTQAWDCDRAIVRTALNSWDIVAAQGELTPDPKSWWSAAPLECPLDAPILSRWLAILYTGQAWQPDPHSYCVPIQTDQGLWGMFLVEQSATVPAWTAQERQGLTLVAQQMAIALQARTPSSLQPPDLAPPLFLHHLLNSDPNIVFVKDWDDHIIWANQAFAQKYGRPLESIIGKTSLELGHHTPEEVQVFVEQNHHVIRTQTDLLIPEECCTDGQGKQQWWQWLKRPFSMLGQSQQYVLGIGVNVTQHRHAMLALQRSERRYVSLAELVPVGIFHADPQGHLHYVNEQWTEIMGIPAIEAIQTQWLSLVGAEGGDRDGNPWQPPCSPSTTLKAEYQYQHPDGSTRWLLEQTAPERNSEGQIIGYLGTIIDISDRKTQETHLQRLNLGLEQRVSDRTAALQSTTGHLMALIQTLQIGVLATDATAQIVLVNKGFRELFPTSPDPDTAVGLPLLTFLTSCQDQFLTATDFIQHYHHFLNSRHHSIHAELELSTGQVVEWDCVPILSEDQYQGSLSMYRDITERKQVERSLRDSEERFRAMFEQAAMGIAQLDLQGRFVQFNQRLCDILGYDAATLRYQRLRDIEVQSDSPAPQDNRLTPTQWNQFLCGMRETYAHEQKYRRADGSLVWGHMILSLVRQVGGEPDYFIAILDDVSDRKQAEAEILRALDTEKELNELKTRLIDMASHEFRTPLTTILGSVELLRLYGQQWDETKRYKYLQRLQDAGLRMKALVDNVLTVSRANTERLTLRPHFFDVIEFCRNLIDELTMGQGCQTIVLQTEGSLRDRSHYVVYLEERLLHHILSNLLYNAIKYSPPDSLIQVGLTVEDQRLIFRIEDQGIGVPFADQDRLFDAFHRARNVGKVPGTGLGLNIVKKYVELQGGTIVFCSKEGFGTTFRVALPLIEEVAK; translated from the coding sequence TTGACCGAGTTAAGCAATGCGATCGCTCAGCATCGATCCTTACCCGATCTTTGGGCTTGGGTGGTGGCGGCGGTAACCCAGGCTTGGGACTGCGATCGCGCCATTGTCCGCACCGCCCTCAACAGTTGGGACATTGTCGCCGCCCAGGGTGAACTCACCCCCGACCCGAAATCCTGGTGGTCTGCCGCCCCCCTCGAATGTCCCTTAGATGCCCCGATCCTGTCCCGCTGGCTTGCCATTCTCTACACCGGGCAAGCCTGGCAGCCCGATCCCCACAGTTATTGTGTGCCGATTCAAACCGATCAGGGACTGTGGGGTATGTTCCTGGTGGAGCAGTCCGCCACGGTTCCGGCCTGGACGGCCCAAGAACGCCAGGGGTTAACCCTGGTGGCGCAACAAATGGCGATCGCCCTCCAAGCCCGCACCCCCTCATCCCTCCAGCCGCCGGATCTAGCTCCGCCCCTGTTTCTCCATCATCTGCTGAATAGTGATCCCAATATTGTCTTTGTCAAAGATTGGGATGATCACATCATTTGGGCAAATCAAGCCTTTGCCCAAAAGTATGGCCGTCCCCTAGAAAGCATTATTGGCAAAACCAGCCTCGAACTCGGCCACCATACCCCCGAAGAAGTTCAGGTTTTTGTGGAGCAAAATCATCACGTCATCCGCACCCAAACGGATTTATTGATTCCGGAGGAATGTTGCACCGATGGGCAGGGCAAGCAGCAATGGTGGCAATGGCTGAAACGCCCGTTTTCAATGCTGGGGCAGTCCCAACAGTATGTGTTGGGGATTGGGGTGAATGTGACGCAGCATCGTCATGCAATGTTGGCCTTGCAACGCAGTGAGCGGCGTTATGTGTCTTTGGCGGAATTGGTTCCGGTGGGGATTTTCCATGCTGATCCTCAGGGGCATCTCCATTATGTCAATGAGCAATGGACGGAGATCATGGGAATTCCGGCCATTGAGGCGATTCAAACCCAGTGGTTGTCGTTGGTGGGGGCGGAGGGGGGCGATCGCGACGGCAACCCTTGGCAACCACCCTGTAGCCCAAGCACCACTCTGAAAGCAGAATACCAATATCAACACCCCGACGGTTCCACCCGCTGGCTCTTGGAACAAACGGCCCCGGAACGCAATAGCGAGGGTCAGATCATTGGTTACCTGGGGACGATTATTGACATTAGCGATCGCAAAACCCAAGAAACCCACCTCCAACGCCTCAACCTCGGACTAGAACAACGGGTCAGCGATCGCACCGCCGCCCTGCAATCCACCACCGGCCACCTCATGGCCCTGATTCAAACCCTCCAGATCGGCGTGTTAGCCACCGATGCCACCGCCCAAATCGTCCTCGTCAACAAAGGCTTTCGGGAACTCTTTCCCACCAGTCCCGATCCAGATACCGCCGTCGGTCTGCCCCTGCTCACCTTTCTCACCTCCTGCCAAGACCAATTCCTCACCGCCACCGACTTTATCCAGCATTACCATCACTTTCTCAACAGCCGCCACCACAGCATCCATGCCGAACTCGAACTCTCCACCGGTCAAGTGGTGGAATGGGATTGCGTCCCGATTTTAAGCGAAGATCAGTACCAGGGCAGCCTCTCCATGTATCGGGATATCACCGAACGCAAACAAGTCGAGCGGAGTTTACGGGACAGCGAAGAACGCTTTCGCGCCATGTTTGAGCAGGCGGCCATGGGCATTGCTCAATTGGATTTACAAGGGCGCTTTGTCCAGTTCAACCAGCGTCTGTGTGATATTTTGGGCTATGACGCAGCCACCCTCCGATATCAGCGGCTCCGGGATATTGAGGTGCAGTCCGACTCTCCCGCCCCTCAGGACAATCGCCTAACCCCGACGCAGTGGAATCAGTTTCTCTGTGGCATGCGTGAAACCTATGCCCATGAGCAGAAATATCGGCGGGCGGACGGGAGCTTGGTCTGGGGACACATGATCTTATCTTTAGTGCGCCAAGTGGGAGGGGAGCCGGATTATTTTATTGCGATTTTGGATGATGTGAGCGATCGCAAACAAGCCGAAGCCGAAATCCTCCGCGCCCTCGACACCGAAAAAGAACTCAACGAACTCAAAACCCGGCTCATTGACATGGCCTCCCATGAATTTCGCACCCCCCTCACCACCATCCTCGGCTCGGTCGAACTCCTGCGCCTCTACGGCCAGCAATGGGATGAAACCAAACGCTACAAATACCTCCAACGTCTGCAAGATGCCGGCTTACGGATGAAAGCCCTTGTGGATAATGTCTTAACCGTCAGTCGGGCCAATACCGAACGCCTCACCCTCCGCCCCCATTTTTTTGATGTCATCGAATTCTGCCGCAACCTGATCGACGAGTTAACCATGGGCCAGGGCTGCCAAACCATCGTCTTGCAAACCGAAGGGAGCTTGCGCGATCGCTCCCATTATGTTGTGTATCTTGAAGAACGATTACTCCATCATATTTTGAGTAATTTACTCTATAACGCGATCAAGTATTCTCCCCCGGATAGTCTAATTCAGGTGGGCCTGACGGTTGAGGATCAACGGTTAATTTTCCGGATTGAAGATCAAGGGATTGGCGTTCCCTTTGCGGATCAAGATCGTCTCTTTGATGCCTTTCATCGGGCCCGCAATGTGGGCAAAGTGCCAGGAACTGGACTTGGGCTAAATATCGTCAAAAAATATGTTGAATTGCAGGGGGGGACAATTGTGTTTTGTAGCAAAGAAGGATTTGGCACCACATTTCGTGTTGCTTTGCCACTCATCGAGGAGGTCGCGAAATAG
- a CDS encoding EAL domain-containing response regulator, producing the protein MDSSHVTILIIEDEVSIREIIGECLQAEGYQILEAEDGLAGVHQALLCQPDLILCDVMMPKLDGYEVLQRLQANQQTQSIPFIFLTAKGEKENFRYGMELGADDYLTKPFTVRELLKAVLTRLRKRSSVLDSGDRALTATLPAPTQQRVGRDLLTNLPMRWSLGEPFHQLYQDYLGQQQRQAHIDWCLPLFCLSLDRFERITTTLGYDCGDQLLQAAALRLQDWVGDRGFLARLSSSAEFAILFHPLPYDQVIALSEQVLQRFAEPFLLNDLTVIAPLSVGVVMAPVHGTMLNPLLQAARTAKQQAQQLGGNHAQMYQPSPQYVLPNASDMIVLETDLRYAIARNELRLYYQPQVCLTSGEIIGAEALIRWQHPTRGLMTPGHFIPIAEETNLIESISHWVVQQATQQAMQWRQAGLGSLRMAVNISACHFNHPDSCQRLIDLLTRAIADYDALELEITESSLMYDSTVTVERFHQLKRLGMQIAIDDFGTGYAALHYLQQFPFDSLKIDQCFVQNIDQNAKNQVILRTIFELAQCLELRVVAEGVETAAELEMLRRYRCDEIQGYLFSPPVPGPVFTEFLEQHKTLPLTRLLS; encoded by the coding sequence ATGGATTCATCCCACGTCACAATTTTAATTATTGAAGATGAGGTGTCGATTCGCGAAATTATTGGCGAATGTTTACAGGCGGAAGGATACCAGATCCTAGAAGCGGAGGATGGCTTGGCGGGAGTGCATCAGGCGTTGTTGTGTCAGCCCGATTTGATTCTCTGTGATGTGATGATGCCGAAGTTGGATGGGTATGAAGTGTTGCAACGGCTCCAGGCGAACCAACAGACCCAAAGTATTCCGTTTATTTTTTTGACGGCGAAAGGTGAAAAAGAAAATTTTCGCTATGGGATGGAGTTGGGGGCGGATGACTATTTGACGAAGCCGTTTACGGTGCGGGAGTTGCTGAAGGCAGTGTTAACGCGCCTCCGGAAGCGATCCTCTGTGCTGGACTCCGGCGATCGCGCCCTGACTGCAACGCTGCCAGCCCCCACGCAACAGCGAGTTGGGCGTGATCTCTTGACCAATTTGCCGATGCGCTGGAGTTTGGGGGAGCCGTTCCATCAACTCTATCAAGATTATTTAGGGCAGCAACAGAGACAGGCTCATATTGATTGGTGTTTGCCGTTGTTTTGTCTGAGTTTGGATCGGTTTGAACGGATTACGACCACGTTGGGCTATGACTGTGGGGATCAGTTGTTGCAAGCGGCGGCGTTGCGATTACAGGATTGGGTGGGCGATCGCGGGTTTCTCGCTCGGCTCAGTAGCAGTGCGGAGTTTGCGATTCTGTTTCATCCCTTGCCCTATGACCAAGTGATCGCGTTGTCAGAGCAGGTGTTACAGCGGTTTGCGGAGCCGTTTTTGTTAAATGACCTCACGGTGATTGCGCCGCTGAGTGTGGGGGTGGTGATGGCCCCGGTGCATGGCACGATGTTGAATCCCCTCTTGCAGGCGGCCCGCACGGCGAAACAACAGGCGCAGCAACTCGGCGGCAATCATGCTCAGATGTATCAACCGAGTCCTCAGTATGTGCTGCCCAATGCGAGCGATATGATTGTGCTGGAGACGGATTTACGGTATGCGATCGCCCGCAATGAACTCCGACTCTACTATCAACCCCAAGTCTGTTTAACCAGTGGCGAAATTATCGGGGCCGAAGCCTTAATTCGCTGGCAACATCCCACCCGTGGTTTGATGACACCGGGGCACTTTATTCCCATTGCCGAGGAAACGAATTTAATCGAATCGATCAGCCATTGGGTGGTGCAGCAGGCGACCCAACAGGCGATGCAATGGCGGCAGGCGGGGTTGGGTTCCTTGCGCATGGCGGTGAATATTTCGGCCTGTCATTTTAATCATCCCGACAGTTGCCAACGGTTGATCGATTTGCTGACTCGTGCGATCGCCGACTATGACGCTCTGGAATTAGAAATCACCGAAAGCAGCTTAATGTATGATTCCACCGTCACCGTAGAACGGTTTCATCAACTCAAACGCCTGGGCATGCAGATTGCGATCGATGATTTCGGCACAGGCTATGCCGCCCTCCATTACCTCCAACAATTCCCCTTTGATAGCTTAAAAATTGATCAATGTTTCGTCCAAAACATTGATCAAAACGCTAAAAATCAAGTCATTCTTCGCACGATTTTTGAACTTGCCCAATGCTTAGAACTGCGAGTGGTGGCCGAAGGGGTTGAAACCGCTGCGGAATTGGAGATGCTGCGACGGTATCGGTGCGATGAAATCCAAGGCTACTTGTTTAGCCCGCCGGTTCCTGGCCCGGTCTTTACAGAGTTTCTAGAACAGCATAAAACCTTACCCTTGACGCGGCTGCTGTCCTAA
- a CDS encoding sulfotransferase family protein — protein MPNSPRFIIIGAMKCATSSLYQQLVAQPGIFMTTPKEPNFFSDDDVYAQGIEWYQGLFAAAPPAALCGEASTHYTKLPTYPDAIARLKTHLGTDVKLIYMMRHPVQRLVSHYIHEWTQKVIDTKTDINAALDRHPELIAYSQYSQQIRPYLETFGPENVLPIFFEQLCNAPQQELERVCQFIGYPGSPQWQELERDNVSSQRLRKSPLRDAIVQAPILKTIRKRLIPQAARDWVKGLWQMKQRPELAPEQLQRVTEIFDRDLAQLNEWLGTALTCATFKQTAQVSPEGWPGWGSSAAVQES, from the coding sequence ATGCCAAATTCGCCTCGTTTTATCATCATCGGCGCGATGAAATGCGCCACCAGCAGCCTTTATCAACAGCTAGTGGCTCAACCGGGAATTTTCATGACGACCCCCAAGGAGCCTAACTTTTTCAGTGATGATGATGTCTATGCCCAAGGGATTGAGTGGTATCAGGGCTTGTTTGCCGCTGCGCCGCCTGCGGCCCTCTGTGGAGAAGCGAGCACCCACTACACGAAGCTGCCCACCTATCCCGATGCGATCGCCCGCCTCAAAACCCATCTCGGTACAGATGTGAAGTTGATTTACATGATGCGGCATCCGGTGCAGCGGCTGGTGTCCCACTACATCCACGAATGGACTCAGAAGGTGATCGACACCAAAACCGATATTAATGCCGCGCTGGATCGTCACCCCGAATTGATTGCCTATAGCCAATACAGCCAGCAAATTCGCCCCTATCTGGAAACCTTTGGCCCGGAAAATGTGCTGCCGATTTTCTTTGAGCAGTTGTGTAATGCGCCTCAACAGGAACTGGAGCGGGTCTGCCAATTTATTGGCTATCCGGGGTCGCCACAATGGCAGGAGTTGGAGCGGGATAATGTGTCGAGTCAGCGGCTGCGCAAAAGCCCGTTGCGGGATGCGATCGTCCAAGCGCCGATCTTGAAAACGATCCGCAAACGGCTGATCCCTCAGGCGGCGCGGGACTGGGTGAAAGGGTTGTGGCAAATGAAGCAACGTCCTGAATTAGCTCCGGAGCAGTTGCAACGAGTGACAGAGATTTTTGATCGTGATTTGGCTCAGTTGAATGAGTGGCTGGGGACGGCGTTAACCTGTGCCACGTTTAAGCAGACGGCGCAGGTGAGTCCGGAAGGTTGGCCGGGTTGGGGGTCGTCTGCTGCGGTTCAGGAGTCTTAA